The sequence below is a genomic window from Candidatus Poribacteria bacterium.
ATCGTCGCGTACAATAATTGGCGCGTTCTCAGAACGCGGGCGACATACCAATACAATAGAAGATGCCAGTGCGTTTTTATTTGTCTTAAGTGCTTTGGGTTGTTCTGTGCGCATCGGCCAAGTGCCAACGATTTGAAAACCTGCATTGACAATTGCTGTGAGCATTGTTTCCCATCCAGTAGAGGTTTTTCCATCCTGGTCTTCTTCTTGTTGTCTATAGGCGTAAAAGATGGAAGTAGGAAACTCGTTGGAGCAGTATTCGCGCAGTCGCAGTAGTGTCTTGCTCAGTAATTCTTCAAAGTGTCGCGTGGGATCTTCAAACCGCGGCGCGGCAACTATTTCTTCCTCCTTTGGGGTCATCATGCCTCCAAACAATTCTGGGTAGGTATCCCGTAGCATGGGCCTCAGCCAAACATAGAAAAAATCGGACAAATCGGCGTAGCCGATGTTGTCGTAGTAGGGCGGATCGGTAACGATAACGGGGCTATGGGTAGCATGCAATGTGGCAACAGCATCTGCCTGATACACCTCTCCCATGTTTGCGGAAGTAGTCAAGTTTTCAATCACCTTTGCAATCCATTCCACTTGTGCCATCCAATTCTGTGTTGTCTTAGAGAATGGATTTGTTTCGGCAAAACTCCAACTCATGTTAATTACTTGACGCGTAAAAATAGTCCTAACTACCTCATCTGTATCTTGCCACCAAGCAAAGGAACATCCGCTCTCAGCCAACCTTCCAATAGCAAGAGACAGGTAGATACAAATTGCAGAGGCATAGTCGGAAGAAGCACCATCCTGCATCATTTGATTATGAGTTTCACCTAGGGCATCGCCAAAGAGCTTCAGGGCAGTTAACTGACGTTCGCTGAAAAGTTGATGCCATTGTGTGATTCCATACCCCTGGACCCTGAATCCCAAGGCTTGATGTGGCAGTTTACCCTTCGGTCGCCAAGGGGATTCGACAGACTGTGTTGCTTGAATATCCTCATCCGTGGGCGGCAAGAACAGTTTTCTGCGATTACCCTCGGCGACCACTGTTGTCATTATTGTTTTCATTTTCCCTGCTTTCGCCCGTTCACGTACATAAGGCAATTTGACTGCACTGCCACAAGCGATGCAGGAAGTGCCGTTTTTGTTTACTGTACCGGTCTTCGGAACTCCTTCATCATTGGTTTGCACAACCCATGAAATTGTGTTTGATTCTCTATTAACAACGGGTTTAACCCAATGCTCGTTGCCTTTCTTTTTCGATAGTTGAAACGTTTTTATCAGGGGCATCTGGAGACCGCAAGCAGGATTGGCACACGGCACCGAGCGTGCCCACAACCACGCCACCACGGTTGCAGAGGTGCCATCGGGAAGTTGCGCTTTCGGGTAGAGGTGCCCAATCCGCTTGTATGTCTCCTCGCGCATCCAAGCACCGTAGTAGCGGATATCATCTGCCAAGCCTGCAGTACCTTTCCATGGAACGCGCTGTTTCCTTCTGCCTGTGCCGGTGAATATTCCCATTGGATCTGCATCAGGGTTGACGGGTTTCTGGTTGTGGAACTTCGGGGGCAGTTCAATCATCGCTTTGTTGAGCAGGACGGGGAGCGGATTGAGATCGGAGGCGCGGGCGCGTAATCCTAAACGTTGTGCTTCAAGGGGGATGGAGCCGCCGCCACAAAACGGGTCGTAGACAGCGGGGCAGTGGTCGCGGAGGTATTCAAGGATAGCTTTGGGATCGTTTTCAAATTTCATCCGAAAGTCAGTTAGATTTTCACCGTTATTGCGTGCAACAGAATATGCGATTTCATAGCGTGCCTCTGCCAAGAGGTTTTCGTCGTTGCAAGTTTTCCATATCACGAGTCGCTTCATGAGGTTGTGGAGTCGGGTGCGTTCTGCGTTCTGTTCGGGTTCGGTTGGGAATTCGTCTTTGCATTCGGAGGGATCGTCTACCATACTCGCGAAAATGACTGCCCGGCATGCTGCGAGAGGACGGCGTGCCCAATAGCGGTGGAGTGTGGATGGGTGACCATGTGTGAGGGAAGCGTCTTTTGCGGACTCTACGTTGATGGCTTGGAGAGGGATGTTAACCTCGATGAGTTTTTTTCGGTAATTGGGCATACGTCAGTCAATTAGTTTTTGTGCGAAATTTTCGATACTCGGCACTCGAGCTGCTGCGAGATGAAGTTCCTTAAGTCGTTCCAAATCATCAATGTTTTGGAGCATGGGTGTTAAGGCACGCACCGCTTCTGTGTGAAATTGCAGTTCAAGCAGAGCGATGATGTGCTCGATAGTATTCTCTCTCAGCATGAGTTGGTAAAATTTAGATTCTTGCATGAGTTCCTATTGCATGCTTCTATTCGTGTAACATCTGTGCAAAGGCTTCAAGGCTTTGCATATCGGGTACTGCGACTAACAATTGTTTGAGGCGTTCCAAATCATTAATATTCTGGAGTGCAGGTGTTAAGGCACTCACCTCCTCTGTATGGAACCGCTTTTTAAGCAAAGCCAGAGTATTTTCGATGGTAGTTTGTCTGGCAGCTCTTTCCATTTGGCGTTGGTAGGTTTTAGATTCTTGCATAAGTTCCTCCGGTATGAGTCGGTCTAACAATTCAGCGTTATAGACGATCCCACCAAAGACAGAGATTCGGTTTGCGAGTGCTGTCGCGGAGTTGCAATTCGACGTGTAGGATTGCAACTTGATTGTTGACGCGGACGCGTTTTACAATGTCGGTCTGCCGAGAAATAACCGTCTGTTGTCCGGTGTCAAGGTCTGCGATGACTTCGACATTTTCCTGACCGAGTACGAATCTGGAGAGGTCGAGGGCGTGGTCTGTCCATAAACTTTTTCCGATGTTGTCGTAGTCTTGTGCCATGGTTGTATTATACCGTGAAGCGGTGGAAAATGTCAAGCGGATTTGAAATGGCACAGGCTCACAAGTCTATGCTACGAAGCGACCCAAACTAAAAGTTTGTGCTACAAAGAGGATGCACAGGAGACTCATAGCCTTATGCTACAAAAACTATAGACTTTTAGTTGCTCTCGAATTCGGCGTTGAGGTGTTCGCTGTTTTGCTTTACGGCGCGGGTGGTGTTTTCGGAAAAGCCGTCCGATTTATTGGCAGTAACGGTAATTTCGATTTTCACATTTCCGCCATCGGCTTGGAGGGTGCGAGCGATTTCGTCCTGTAAGGTTTCTATTTCGTCCATGAAGGGCAATTCTAACTGCAAGGCTTTGGTAACAACGACATGGGTAGGTCCCTGTGATGGTGGCGGTTCGACGACAATATCGGTTGAGTCGTCTGTCGCTTGTTTTTTTGTGGTTGAGGCTGATTCGGAGGGGTCCGGTTTGTGCTCTTTTTCTTTTTCCTCTTTGATCAGTTTTGCCATCTCAGGGTTTATGAGGACGGCTGTGCTACCTTCAGCCACTCGGAGCCCACCAATCTGTTCTTCAAAACGGAAGTTGCGATAGTCGTTCCCCTCATAAGCACTGGCGTATCCGAAGGTGCCTGCTGTGATTCCTTCTCTAATGCACGTTGCTAAAACACTTCGGTCTCGCAGCCGTGGCATATAGACGTTTTGTGCCATGAGTTCCCAGAGCGTATCCAAGCCGATGTGCTCTTGATAGGTATCGCTGCTCCAGATGTATTGCTGCAATTGTGTCGAGAAGATTTCAGGCGCTATTTTTGTGATGATTGCGTCGTCTTCAACAAATTTGTCGCGGAGCCGACTGATGATTCTACGATCATCAACTTTTGCATCAGCGATAGAGAAGTCGTAGGTGTTCTTCTGCGGGTCTGCTTGCGTGGGAGCGAGTGTCCATCGGTATGCCTTGAAGATCGCCGTTGTTACCGCATCCTCAGCGGATTCGAGGTTTTCCGTGGTTTGGTCTAACCTTGCTCCTTGAAGCGTGGTGAGAGCACTGTTTAGAACATCCCCGTTCATGATAGAGTTCCACGCGAGGTACTTTTTAACAAGATTTATGAGGTCTCGGATAGCGTCTCGCCGTGGGGCAATGAAGAGCAGTGTGTTCCTGAAGGTGCGCTGTCGATCATCCTCCGCGCTGTATGTAAGGATGTGGCGTGCTGTATCACTGGCTATATCCGTCTCCTTTTCGCGGCTCGGAAGGGAGGCCTGGGGATGGAGGATAACGTATTGAATCGTTTCGGAATCTTTGACGGTACTTGGCGAGATTGGACAAACCTGCACACTCGGATCGCGTCCGATGGCTCTTTCCAACCGTGAAACGATCTCAGCATAGATATCTGTGTCGGTATATTCCGCAGCGCGATCTATAGCGACCTTGTTGAGGTTCTCCTGGGTGTGGAAGTAATATCTATCGTCAAGATTATAGAGGAAGTAGAGGTTGCCACTCATTCTGCTGAGGGCATCATTGTAAACGGCGACCCCTTGTCCGGGTTCAACAACCCCGAGGTGAATTTGACGATTCGTGATGCCTTTGACCGCGCCCCCTGTGGCACTTCCAAGGAAGATGGTGCGTGCGGTTCTGCGTGCTGCGTTGCCTATCTCAATGAAACTTTGAGAGCTCCTATCGATCTGTTCAGTGCGGGAACCGTGGCTGTCTATCTCTTGGACAATGGGATCCCAATGTCCACCGGATCTTGCGAGCAGTCTCGTGAATTCATCGGCGAGTGCCGGATCATCAAGTGTAAGGTTCGCGGGCATTATCAGCAGAGAGGGGTCCTGTTCTTGGTAGAGTCGGGAGATACAGGTTGCCATCATCCGCAGCACGCCGCGGGTGCGTTGAAATCCAGGAATTACTGCCCAGTCTTGGGAAAGCCTGTCAAATACCTCCGGGTGTATCGGGTAGCAGTCTTTCATACGCTGTAAGTAGCGTTGATCATTGACACCTTCGGGGTATTCGTTGCGCGAGTTCTGGTACATCCTTCTAAACGCTTCACAAGTTAGGTCTCGCTCTGTCTCATCAATTACACTCCCGAACAATCGCCTCCGCACAACCTCATAAGCGTTGTCCATTTCTAAAGGTATTGAGACAGCGTCAACTCTTTCAAGGATAGATTCGAGTGCTTCAAGGACACTTAACCCGCCTTCTCCGCCTGCGTGCGTTTGTCCTTCTGGTAAGGTAGCGATGAGCGTAACGTTTTCAGATCTCTTGACGGACTCCGTAACGGCTTGAAAGAAGGTGTAGATACTTTCTCGTGTGACACCTTGGACGTTGCGGACGTAAGCAACAAGTTCATCTATTAAGATGACAGAGGGCCCGACGTATTCAAAGAGGGCGTCCAATTGATTTCCGCCGGGGGCTGTGCCTTCGCGTGCGGCTTTTCTGATAAGATTATACCCATCTTGCCCACCGAGTTGATCCGCCATCATGCCCCAAAGGGTATTGAGCGGGTCTCCCTGTTTGGTCTCGTCTGCATCGGTGGTGGAGAGGTAGGTGCCGACGAGGACAGAAATGTTAGTATTAAGGGGTGTATCGGTATCCCATTCTGCTTCCGCCAGGATGTCCTCTATTTCTTTCCGCAGTCGCGCATATGGACCGTCTGCTGGAAGTTCTCTCAGGATGTTAATTCCAGTAACAAGGTGATAAAGAGCGATGAGGCTATGGGTTTTGCCACCTCCGAAACCTGTTTTGAGTTGGATAACTGGGTTACCGCCTTTGCCACCAAGTCTTCTGAGCGTATTTACCAACAATTCTCGGAGTCCGGGGGTGATGTAGGTCTGATTGAAGAAGATTTCGGTTTCGCCGTATTCTGGTGTTTTTGCTTTTCCTTCAAAAACCTCTTGGAGGTCGGCGGCGAATTCGGATTTTCGAAAGGTGCCTTCGATAACATCTGTGTTGGGGCGTATGACATCACGCCATGATTTGAGGTCGGATGCCTTTCTACGCGGTAGTTTCGGTTTCGGGTCTACAGTTGGTGCCGCGCGGGTGAGTAATGTGTCGCGAATGGCTTCAACTTCTCGCTTCTGGTCGGGGGCATTGATTTGCCCAAGTACATCTGCAATGTCGTGGAGCCGTGAAAGGGCGTAGCTGAGATCGATGTCTTCCGTTCCAGGGTGCGAAACCTGATTTCGCGCTTCCGTTACAATGCCTACAGCACTGCGAACATCGCGATCGGGATCGAAACGTCGTTCAAAGGCATTGTGCCAATATCTTCTGAAGAGGTGTGGGAAGTCGCCAATATCTATATCTGCTTCGTTTTGGAAACGCTCTTCCGGGGATAAGCCTTGCCCTGTTTTCAGGTTTCTGAGAATGAAGGGACGCATGGCATCGCGGTAGATGTTGAGTGCTTGGTAGAGTGCGTCTTGATTTGGGCGTTTGGGCGAATTCACGGGGTTGAGGCTCCGTCTCTGTAATTTTTTCAGGAGTATAGCAGGTTTTCAGTTTTCGGTCAAGCGCGGGATTGCTCCTTGTCTATTCAAAAATCCAGTTTTCTCTTTTTATTAGATCGACTACCTTGATACATTGAAGGTTAAAATGGGCACAGGCATCGGGAATTTTTGGTCTATTTTCGCTATTTGTAGGGTTTTCCTCCGTTACAACGATACAGTTTTGGGTAATCATCGCTAGGGCAATAACCCACGGGTCAGCCCCTGATCTTCCAGTTCGGTTGTCCACCAACCTTGGGAATTCCGATAGAACTTCGCTGACTTTGTCCTGCACTGATTCATCAATTGCTACTTGGAAATCTGGCTTTAATTGATACTCATCACACCATTGTTTTATATCTGTATCTCTCATTGCTTCATCGAAAACAATTTGTGACATTTTCAGTCGATCGTTTTTTATCAATTCCTCAATCTTACGTCACAAAGAAGGGAAGTTTTCGATTGGGTATCGTTCATGAAAGGCGGCAATTAACGCGCTCGTGTCAAGACTGTAAATTATCTGATCATGATTAAGAAATGAATTCATGCGAAGATAGTACCCTCAATTTTAGCAAGGTGTTTTGTGTCACAATTGGAAAGAACGGAAGCTAACTCGGCACGTGTGATTTTCTGCTCGTAGTAAGCCGTGAAAGCAGTTCGTGCGAAATACTCACCGGAGGTATTGAGAAGCCGATTATGATAAGGGACGGCTCCACCTGTTCGCGCTGGGGTGTCCTTGTACTTTGCCAATTGGCGATTTCTGTACGTTCGATAGTCATGTCGTGAGATTTTTCCAAGGGTCAATAATCTACGCATAATGACTTCAGAACTTACATGGAAGAATTTGGAGGTTCCGGATAGCTCCTCTTCCAACATCTCCAAATTTACTATCTTTAACAATTCATCTTCTGGAACTAAAACCTCGGCAGCTACCTGATTGCAGAAAACCTCAATTGGATCCAAATTGGAGGGGAGAGTTGCTTCAAAATCTGTATTCTGGATAACACTTTCACCGAGTGCAATATGCACCAATTCGTGAATAAGGGTAAAAATACGACCGTAAGGACTGTCTTTGGGATTTACCACAATCACCGGAAACGGTCTTTGTGCAATGCAAAATCCACGTACTGTTTCCAGTTTAACAGAGAGATGTGTGTTCACGGAGGTTTGACAGACCAGAATACCTTTTGCTTCGACAGTCTGTTTCCAAAATTTCAGAGCGGCGTGTGGATTATTTGCTTTTTGTAACTCTGCTCTACTAAATCCGAGAAATTGTGTTATTTTTTGTGCTGCTCGTTTCTTACTTGTCTGTCTATCAAACTTCAGCGTAACCTCAAGCGGTGGTTCTTCCAACAATTCGTACAATTCGATGAGGGTCTCTCGCCTTTCAAACGCCTCGATGATATTGGCATTTAATCTGTATACCTGTTCTTCATCAATCGCGAAGTGCTCAGGCAATACCCGATAATCTGTGAGTGGTTGAAAATTAATGGGCGGTTCAGGCAGATAGAAAATAGAGATATGGGTTTTATAGAGTTTCGCGATCTTCTTTACCTGTGCAAAGGTGGGTTGCTCCGTACCGCGTTCCCATGCCTCAAGGCGTTCCGGATCTATCTTCAATTTTTTTGCCGCATGGTCGATCTCTAACTTGATGCGTTTTTCACGCGCCCACTTGAGAACTTCCGGCGTGATGAGTGCTTTGACAGATTTAGCCATGATCTGTATCCCCACGAACCGGTTGACCGGTTTGTCGTAAAATCATCAAGTGAGATGTTTTCAAATTGTGGGATGTTAAACTCCGATAATTTGCAGACGAATAAATTGCGGTGACAGCGAAATATACTTAACGCATCCTACTCAAAAAGGGAATTAAAGTATACCACAAAAGAAGTAAATTGTCAAAAAACGGCTTATGATAGTGTGATATCAAAGAATGGATTGAGATATTTATCAGTAGGAAGTGAAGGCCTTTTGGTCCGGTGCAGTTAGAAACCGCACCTACCGCGTCTGGAGAGAAGTGAGAGAAGGCGAGGTTAGAAACCTCGCCAGCGACGGTATGGCATTGTTTGCTGACTAACTCTCCACATATTTTCGGATTTTACTATAGTTTTCGGGT
It includes:
- a CDS encoding ATP-binding protein, which translates into the protein MNSPKRPNQDALYQALNIYRDAMRPFILRNLKTGQGLSPEERFQNEADIDIGDFPHLFRRYWHNAFERRFDPDRDVRSAVGIVTEARNQVSHPGTEDIDLSYALSRLHDIADVLGQINAPDQKREVEAIRDTLLTRAAPTVDPKPKLPRRKASDLKSWRDVIRPNTDVIEGTFRKSEFAADLQEVFEGKAKTPEYGETEIFFNQTYITPGLRELLVNTLRRLGGKGGNPVIQLKTGFGGGKTHSLIALYHLVTGINILRELPADGPYARLRKEIEDILAEAEWDTDTPLNTNISVLVGTYLSTTDADETKQGDPLNTLWGMMADQLGGQDGYNLIRKAAREGTAPGGNQLDALFEYVGPSVILIDELVAYVRNVQGVTRESIYTFFQAVTESVKRSENVTLIATLPEGQTHAGGEGGLSVLEALESILERVDAVSIPLEMDNAYEVVRRRLFGSVIDETERDLTCEAFRRMYQNSRNEYPEGVNDQRYLQRMKDCYPIHPEVFDRLSQDWAVIPGFQRTRGVLRMMATCISRLYQEQDPSLLIMPANLTLDDPALADEFTRLLARSGGHWDPIVQEIDSHGSRTEQIDRSSQSFIEIGNAARRTARTIFLGSATGGAVKGITNRQIHLGVVEPGQGVAVYNDALSRMSGNLYFLYNLDDRYYFHTQENLNKVAIDRAAEYTDTDIYAEIVSRLERAIGRDPSVQVCPISPSTVKDSETIQYVILHPQASLPSREKETDIASDTARHILTYSAEDDRQRTFRNTLLFIAPRRDAIRDLINLVKKYLAWNSIMNGDVLNSALTTLQGARLDQTTENLESAEDAVTTAIFKAYRWTLAPTQADPQKNTYDFSIADAKVDDRRIISRLRDKFVEDDAIITKIAPEIFSTQLQQYIWSSDTYQEHIGLDTLWELMAQNVYMPRLRDRSVLATCIREGITAGTFGYASAYEGNDYRNFRFEEQIGGLRVAEGSTAVLINPEMAKLIKEEKEKEHKPDPSESASTTKKQATDDSTDIVVEPPPSQGPTHVVVTKALQLELPFMDEIETLQDEIARTLQADGGNVKIEITVTANKSDGFSENTTRAVKQNSEHLNAEFESN
- a CDS encoding DUF4411 family protein; this translates as MSQIVFDEAMRDTDIKQWCDEYQLKPDFQVAIDESVQDKVSEVLSEFPRLVDNRTGRSGADPWVIALAMITQNCIVVTEENPTNSENRPKIPDACAHFNLQCIKVVDLIKRENWIFE
- a CDS encoding ImmA/IrrE family metallo-endopeptidase: MAKSVKALITPEVLKWAREKRIKLEIDHAAKKLKIDPERLEAWERGTEQPTFAQVKKIAKLYKTHISIFYLPEPPINFQPLTDYRVLPEHFAIDEEQVYRLNANIIEAFERRETLIELYELLEEPPLEVTLKFDRQTSKKRAAQKITQFLGFSRAELQKANNPHAALKFWKQTVEAKGILVCQTSVNTHLSVKLETVRGFCIAQRPFPVIVVNPKDSPYGRIFTLIHELVHIALGESVIQNTDFEATLPSNLDPIEVFCNQVAAEVLVPEDELLKIVNLEMLEEELSGTSKFFHVSSEVIMRRLLTLGKISRHDYRTYRNRQLAKYKDTPARTGGAVPYHNRLLNTSGEYFARTAFTAYYEQKITRAELASVLSNCDTKHLAKIEGTIFA